In Mycteria americana isolate JAX WOST 10 ecotype Jacksonville Zoo and Gardens chromosome 3, USCA_MyAme_1.0, whole genome shotgun sequence, a single genomic region encodes these proteins:
- the LOC142408086 gene encoding glutathione S-transferase 3-like, translated as MSGKPRLTYCNGRGRMEPVRWLLAAAGVEFEEIFLETREHYEKLIKDGVLMFQQVPLVEIDGMKMVQTRAILSYIAGKYNLYGKDLKERALIDMYVEGITDLMQMILMFPFSPPEAKEKNLDSIKERATNRYFPVFEKVLKQHGQDFLVSNKFSWADVQLIEAILAVEEKIPAVLSGFPQLQAFKIRMSNMPTIKKFLQPGSPRKPPPDERYVETVLKIFKK; from the exons ATGTCAGGGAAGCCCAGGCTTACCTACTGTAATGGAAGGGGGCGAATGGAGCCCGTACGATGGCTCTTGGCTGCAGCCGGCGTGGAG tttgaagaaatttttttggAAACAAGAGAGCACTATGAAAAGTTAATCAAAG ATGGAGTCCTGATGTTCCAGCAAGTGCCCCTGGTTGAGATTGACGGGATGAAGATGGTGCAGACCAGAGCCATCCTCAGCTACATAGCAGGGAAATACAACCTCTATGGGAAAGACTTGAAGGAGAGAGCCCT GATTGACATGTATGTGGAAGGAATAACAGATCTGATGCAAATGATTttgatgtttcctttctctccacctgaggcaaaggagaaaaatcttgacTCGATTAAGGAGAGGGCAACTAACAGGTACTTCCCAGTCTTTGAAAAG GTTTTGAAACAACATGGCCAAGACTTTCTCGTGAGCAACAAATTCAGCTGGGCAGATGTTCAGCTAATTGAAGCCATTTTAGCAGTGGAGGAGAAAATACCGGCCGTGCTGTCGGGGTTTCCTCAGTTGCAG gcttttaaaataagaatgagCAATATGCCTACAATTAAGAAGttcctgcagcctggcagcccaaGGAAACCCCCACCAGATGAACGTTATGTAGAAACTGTGTTGaagatttttaagaaatga
- the LOC142408083 gene encoding glutathione S-transferase 3, with translation MAGKLKLYYFDGRGKMESIRWLLAAAGVEFEEEFLETREQYEKLLQGGSLLFQQVPMVEIDGMKMVQTRAILSYIAAKYNLYGKDLKERALIDMYVGGTDDLMSFILMFPFLSAEDKEKQRAVIVQKATSRYFPAYEKVLKDHGHDFLVGNSFSWADVHLLEAILMVEEKKSDVLSGFPQLQAFKARISSIPTIKKFLEPGSQRKPVPDDKYVETVRRVLRMYYDVKAN, from the exons ATGGCCGGAAAACTGAAACTTTACTACTTTGATGGAAGAGGCAAGATGGAGTCAATTCGCTGGTTGTTAGCTGCAGCTGGGGTCGAG TTTGAAGAAGAGTTTTTGGAAACCCGAGAGCAGTATGAAAAGCTCTTGCAAG GTGGATCCCTGCTGTTCCAGCAAGTGCCCATGGTGGAGATCGATGGGATGAAGATGGTACAGACTAGAGCCATCCTCAGCTACATAGCAGCAAAGTACAACCTCTATGGGAAGGACCTGAAGGAGAGAGCCCT GATCGATATGTATGTTGGAGGAACCGATGATCTTATGAGCTTCATTTTGATGTTCCCATTCTTATCGGCTGAGGATAAAGAGAAACAACGTGCTGTTATAGTTCAAAAGGCAACAAGCAGGTATTTCCCAGCGTATGAAAAG GTTCTGAAAGACCATGGGCATGACTTCCTTGTTGGCAACAGTTTTAGCTGGGCAGATGTTCATCTTCTTGAAGCCATTTTAATGGTAGAAGAGAAGAAGTCAGATGTGCTCTCGGGCTTTCCTCAGTTACAG GCATTTAAAGCAAGGATAAGCAGCATCCCCACAATCAAGAAATTTCTGGAGCCAGGAAGCCAGAGAAAACCTGTTCCTGATGATAAATATGTGGAGACTGTGAGGAGAGTTCTCCGCATGTATTACGATGTAAAAGCAAATTAA